The sequence below is a genomic window from Silene latifolia isolate original U9 population chromosome 7, ASM4854445v1, whole genome shotgun sequence.
ATTTTCAGAGAAACGTCCCATCCTAGGAAAGATGGCCACAGACTCTACAGCAACAGCTTTGACTTGAGCTACGATACCCTAGTTACTGCATTATCAAATGCCGGGTTTCCCCAAATGGATATCATCATCAGCCAGATTGGGTGGCCCACAGACGGAGCACTTCATGCCAATTCATCTGTGGCCGAATCATTCATGAAGGGCCTGTTGAATCACCTTAAAACAAAAACAGGGACACCACTTCGGCCGCATGCCCCACCTAAGGAAGCATACATTCTCAGCCTCTTGGACGAAGATCAAAGAAACATAAGTGATGGTAATTTTGAGAGACACTGGGGAATATTCACATTTGACGGACAAGCAAAATACCGGATTGATCTGGGGCAGGGATCCAAAGGTATTGTTAATGCCCAAAATGTGGACTATCTGACTACCAGATGGTGTGTAGTGAACAACAACAAAGATATGGCGAATGCCAGTGCACGTGGATGGGAAGCGTGTTCAGCATCAGACTGCAGTGCCTTGACCCCTGGCGGATCTTGTGGCAACTTGAGCTGGCCGGCAAATATATCATACGCATTTAATAGCTATTATCAGCAACAGAACCAAAGCCCAGAGAGCTGTGATTATGATGGGTTAGGCTTGGTTACGACTGTTGATCCATCGATGGGTAGCTGTAGATTCATTGTGCAGCTTAGTACTTCTTATGCAGCATGCCTCCATGTACCTTCATTCATCTATGTAATTCTGCTGTCAACAGTGGTAATTGCAGTGTTATAATCGAAGTAGGTTGAGATATCAGAACTTTTGGTAGGAATGTAGGAACATATTTTCAGCCATGTTATGGGTGGGATGCAAATAGATGGGAATATGAGATAGCGTGCAACATTGGTCGATAATGAAGTTTGTAGTATGTTATTTGATGGTTTGGTGCCAATCTTagcattgtttgtccagggaTAGGAGTTCTGCGAGCGCACTCTTGAAGGCGCTGTATGATATTGGAGAAAAATGTCTTTTGCCTGTAGTAGATTGCTCTTCTATGCTTTCCATTTCAATGTTCTATTTGAATCTTCTTGTAGAAAGTGGAAAAGCAGAATTAATTATCCTTTTTGGATGTAAATATAAGAGAGGTAAGTAAGGTGTGACACCAAAAAATGAGGTGGAGAGCAAATTGAAGAACTCTACTGTTTTTCCCCCCCCTCCAAAAGGAGTACGTCAATGAAGAGTAAAACCCGTGCTCTCCACTTTTTATTATCGTACATGCTCTTAAATTGTGCCGAGCTTTATCATCATGAGGGGTAAATGAAGTTGTAAGAGCAGACTCAAGCAGTGGACCAAAACTCGAGTAGTATCGAGTTTATAAATAAACGAACCACCTTCAAGGTACAAATGTACAATGCCATCCTATTTGAGCAACTCtcataatcatttcttgctttcCATTATTATTATTCTCTCTTCCGCCCATAAATGGAAATCGAATTGCAACTCTGTATGAAACACACCAATAGCTTGGCCAACGCAAGTCTGATTTCATGATCTCTTGTCCCCTCCATAGCTTGATTAATTCAGGTTAGAAATTATGAGTAATATAAAGCAAAGCTAACAATCTCGTCCAGTAAGGAGTTTAGAATTGCTGAACAAGTATATACATAGTTCCACAGTTATGATATCCATATGAAACTAAAATCCGTTCAATCTATGTTACTAAGCCAAGATGACTACAATTGATGTACCTTTTGCTCCTAACTTCTAGTGACGTGGTCTGGTTTTCAAACAAGTTTGCACAAGGCACTATGTCTTGTAATGCGGCCTTGTAACGCCTGCATCAAAGAGGGCTTATCTAGTCGGTAAATACGGTTGACGCGTCTCAAATGGATGATGATCACCTGTTGGAGGTGCGGTTGCATCACCGGCAGCGGCAGGTAGTGGAGCTGTTGCCTGCAAACATTTAGACTGGCGTTACTTACAGTATTACACTACCGAATGAAGCAATAGGTTCAATGTGAATGTTTCTTATCAATGGCAATTCAAATACTTGGGATATAATCACGGCCTCCGCAGCCGCACTTCTCTCCGTACTCTTCTAATCATCAAATCGGTTGATTCCATCCAACCCTCAGTTTTGGCTAATTAGTCTTTCAGCTATCAATATTCGATTTCTACAAGcttaaaaggacaaatgattttgaGCTCAGATTCAAAGATTGTTGAAATAAAAGCCGCGGAGAAACTGAATCTCTAAGCACTACACCAATCTCAATTCTCAAGACTTATCCAGTTCACTATCCAAGCAAACACGTGGGAATGGTATGACATGCCTGAATTCAGTATCAACACAGTCAAATACTCTTGCGCATCATTACTACACTCGTCTTTTCATGTTATCAAAACTATTTTTATGTGAGACTAAGTACAACACTCCAAAACAAACCGTACATGTGGCCATGTGTCTTGAGGGCAGTCAGTCGGGCACACACATTAGCATTCTATACTTTCTCATTCTACCATAAGAGTCTTTAATATCCCATAATAACTTCAAAACACAGTAATAAAGTAAAAGATGGCTTCTCATGATCAATTGAGAAAGTATACAATGTTATCGTGTGCGGGGCGCACATTATTCTAACCTATCACAATATCATCGTG
It includes:
- the LOC141591407 gene encoding glucan endo-1,3-beta-glucosidase 9; its protein translation is MWHQCNVLVVVIIVVVLTAGGGVSNGSSISIGVNLGRDASHPLPPSNVVQLLKHNNVTHLRLFDADPTLLDALSASNIHLILGIPNSMLPHLNSSLHLARTWVHDNLTRFFALPSPSHSPRIRYIAVGNEPFLQAYGGHYIPFVMGAVTNIQAALAKANLADRVKLIVPCSYDTFHSVSGLPSQGHFRSDLNNTILQLLTFLSKHNSPFFATISPFHLLKQDPNISLHFSIFRETSHPRKDGHRLYSNSFDLSYDTLVTALSNAGFPQMDIIISQIGWPTDGALHANSSVAESFMKGLLNHLKTKTGTPLRPHAPPKEAYILSLLDEDQRNISDGNFERHWGIFTFDGQAKYRIDLGQGSKGIVNAQNVDYLTTRWCVVNNNKDMANASARGWEACSASDCSALTPGGSCGNLSWPANISYAFNSYYQQQNQSPESCDYDGLGLVTTVDPSMGSCRFIVQLSTSYAACLHVPSFIYVILLSTVVIAVL